The nucleotide sequence GGATCACCGTTGCAATTAATCAAGGCGCTGACTGTCCCATTACTGGCTTGAGCCAATCTGATGTCTTTGCAGTTTATCCCAATCCGGCAGCTACCTCTTTCACCATCCAATCTTCAATCAGAGAAGCTGAAATCAAACTAATAGATCTTAATGGAAGAAAAGTGAGGTCGGCGAAGATGACAGATGGAGAGTTGAAGGTAGATGTCTTGGATTTGCCGAAAGGGATTTACATTATCCGTTTTGAGTATCAGTCAGGATCAGATCGCATTAAAATCAGAATACAATGAGAAAAGATTTCAAATACCTCATAGCTTTGATTTTGATCCTCTCCATGGGGCTTGCATTTAGCCAACAGAATCTCTCTGTTGCACTAGAAGATAAAATAGTGTTAACTGGGGACACCTACCGTGGTACTATCCAGTGGCAGTCCTCCAACGATGGCATAGAATGGACAGATTACAATGGAGGGACAATCAACGGATTAGAAGTTGTGATTGGCCAAGAGCTTACATACTATCGGGCACGTGTAGAAGAGGAAGGATGTGACGACCCCCACTTTTCAGAGATAGTCGAAGTTCAATCCACCACAATCACCAAGCTTTGGTCAGACCCTGCCACCTGGGGAGATGCAGGTAAGCCACAAGAAGGAGAAGAAGTGACAATCGCTGCGGGTAATTACATCATTCTGGATGAAACACCACCTAACCTTGGAGGGCTA is from Marinobacter alexandrii and encodes:
- a CDS encoding T9SS type A sorting domain-containing protein, coding for MAKCVIIVFFASIGFSIKAQTIHRITVAINQGADCPITGLSQSDVFAVYPNPAATSFTIQSSIREAEIKLIDLNGRKVRSAKMTDGELKVDVLDLPKGIYIIRFEYQSGSDRIKIRIQ